The genomic DNA CCAGGCGGCGTCACTGATCGTGACCCGGGGTGAGGTGCCCGCGGGCGCGCGCTCGTTCGACGACGTGCTGGGCCGGATCGAGGCCGACGTGACGCTGCCGCCGATGGACCTCTCCCCCGAGGACCCCGCCACGATCTTCTACACCTCGGGCACGACCGGCCGTCCCAAGGGGGCGCTCGGCAGCCACCGCAACCTCGGTCAGTCCCCCATGACCGTGGCCTATGGGCTGCTGCGCACCGTGGTCCGGGCGGGCAAGGACCCGGCGGAATCGGCCGGACAGCGCCGCGTCACCCTGCTGACCGTGCCGCTCTTCCACGTCACCGGCTGCTTCGCGGTCATGACCACCACCATGTTCACCGGCGGCGCTCTGGTGCTGATGTACAAGTGGGACGCGGGCCGCGCGCTGGAGCTGATCGAGCGCGAGAAGATCACCACGTTCAGCGGCGTACCCACGAACGTGTGGCAGTTGCTGTCCCACCCCGATCTGGGCAAGTTCGACGTCTCCAGCCTCAACTCCCTCGGGTACGGCGGCGCCCCGGCCCCGCCGAAGCTGCTGGAACGCATCACCGAGCAACTGCCCGCCCGCGCCACCTCCAACGGATACGGCATGACGGAGACCACCGCGCTCACCATCAACAACGCCGGCGCGGACTACCTGGCCAAGCCCGACAGCATCGGCCTGCCGATGCCCGTGGTCGAGGTGAAGATCGCCGACCCGCTCGGCGGCGAACTGCCGGTCGGCGAGGTCGGCGAGCTCTGCCTGCGCGGCCCGAACGTCATCCTCGGTTACTGGAACCGTCCCGAGGCCACCGCCGAGACCTTCGTCGGCGGCTGGCTGCACACCGGCGACCTGGCACGGGTGGACGAGGAGGGGTTCGTGTTCATCGTCGACCGAGCCAAGGACATGGTCATCCGCGGCGGCGAGAACGTCTACTGCGCCGAGGTGGAGGCCGCGCTGTTCGA from Streptosporangium sp. NBC_01756 includes the following:
- a CDS encoding class I adenylate-forming enzyme family protein, translated to MTVTHDQVQAQLTAPGQLFELEEVAGHGGSVRTWKHAPVHFRALLEMSRFHGEAVFLTYEDQHITYEEHFRRAATLARRLVEEYGVVKGDRVAIAMRNYPEWVIAFSATLAAGAIAVPLNAWWTAQELEFGLSDSGAKVLIADGERAAKLAGQAASLIVTRGEVPAGARSFDDVLGRIEADVTLPPMDLSPEDPATIFYTSGTTGRPKGALGSHRNLGQSPMTVAYGLLRTVVRAGKDPAESAGQRRVTLLTVPLFHVTGCFAVMTTTMFTGGALVLMYKWDAGRALELIEREKITTFSGVPTNVWQLLSHPDLGKFDVSSLNSLGYGGAPAPPKLLERITEQLPARATSNGYGMTETTALTINNAGADYLAKPDSIGLPMPVVEVKIADPLGGELPVGEVGELCLRGPNVILGYWNRPEATAETFVGGWLHTGDLARVDEEGFVFIVDRAKDMVIRGGENVYCAEVEAALFEHPAVEDVAVIGIPHDELGEEVGAVVRLVSPASTEELQAFLRERIAAFKVPVRFWIREAELPRNPGGKILKTHLRREVLGS